The following coding sequences lie in one Thalassoglobus polymorphus genomic window:
- a CDS encoding TIGR00266 family protein, with translation MNFDFEGNPDYGSLTVHLQPGDTFLAEAGAMAYMSSGMEVKTKLMGGIAQALIRKVTGGESLFAGEYSHPSGGTISFSPSVPGSVVHRKLDSDSILLTSGSFLACTPGVNLKMKFGGLKALFSGEGAFQIECSGTGDLFFNSYGAIVEKEINGSYTVDTGHVVAWDPSLEYSIGGMGSMKSTLLSGEGLVMKFTGHGKIYLQTRTLSGLAGWLNPYLRG, from the coding sequence GTTTGACCGTCCATCTTCAACCGGGAGACACCTTTCTCGCTGAGGCCGGAGCAATGGCCTATATGTCGAGTGGCATGGAGGTGAAGACCAAACTCATGGGCGGGATCGCACAAGCACTCATTCGAAAAGTGACCGGAGGAGAATCGCTGTTCGCGGGTGAGTACAGCCACCCCAGTGGTGGGACCATCAGCTTTTCACCGTCAGTTCCCGGAAGCGTTGTCCACCGAAAACTCGACAGCGATTCCATCTTGCTGACATCAGGCTCATTCCTTGCCTGCACTCCGGGAGTGAATTTGAAAATGAAGTTCGGCGGCCTGAAAGCCCTGTTCTCTGGAGAAGGGGCATTTCAAATTGAATGCTCCGGGACCGGTGATCTCTTCTTCAATTCATACGGGGCCATTGTCGAGAAAGAAATCAATGGATCCTACACCGTCGATACGGGGCACGTTGTTGCCTGGGACCCTTCACTGGAATACTCGATTGGTGGAATGGGCAGCATGAAAAGTACGCTGTTGTCCGGGGAAGGTTTAGTGATGAAGTTCACGGGACATGGGAAAATCTACCTGCAAACCCGCACCCTCAGCGGATTGGCAGGCTGGCTCAATCCGTACCTGCGTGGTTAA
- a CDS encoding TIGR00266 family protein, which produces MNIEMRERGAFCSALVHLEPGEEFVSEAGAMFRASENIDINVTTKSRGKGGIMGGLKRLMAAENFFFSTYKCNNNEPGEVGLAPTLQGDVLAVECDGQNNWLCTGGSYLGSSSGLEVNTKFQGLKGFLSGESISFVEISGQGELLVNAFGRIAVFDIDGELTVDTGHVVAFEDSLTYEPRKAASSWIQSYFSGEGIVLNFSGKGQILVQSHNPKEFGGVLGSMLPPRK; this is translated from the coding sequence ATGAACATCGAAATGCGTGAGCGCGGTGCGTTTTGCTCAGCGCTGGTTCACCTGGAACCGGGCGAAGAGTTCGTCTCTGAAGCGGGAGCAATGTTCCGAGCTTCAGAGAACATCGACATTAACGTCACCACGAAGTCGCGAGGAAAAGGGGGCATCATGGGGGGCCTCAAGCGCCTGATGGCTGCCGAGAACTTCTTCTTCTCGACATACAAGTGCAACAACAATGAACCGGGAGAAGTCGGTCTGGCTCCGACGCTTCAAGGCGATGTCCTCGCCGTTGAGTGTGACGGACAAAACAACTGGCTTTGCACAGGAGGAAGTTACCTTGGCTCCTCTTCAGGACTAGAGGTCAACACGAAGTTTCAGGGGCTGAAAGGATTCTTGAGCGGCGAGTCGATTTCGTTCGTGGAGATTTCCGGTCAGGGGGAGTTGCTCGTCAACGCCTTCGGGAGAATTGCTGTTTTCGATATCGATGGAGAATTGACCGTCGACACTGGTCATGTGGTCGCCTTTGAAGATTCATTGACATATGAACCTCGCAAGGCGGCTTCAAGCTGGATTCAATCGTACTTTTCAGGTGAAGGGATCGTGCTGAACTTCTCCGGGAAAGGCCAAATACTTGTGCAATCCCACAACCCGAAAGAATTCGGCGGCGTGCTCGGAAGCATGCTTCCTCCCCGAAAATAG
- a CDS encoding TIGR00266 family protein, with protein sequence MNYEILAQPSYSLLEVQLEPNEKIVSEAGAMAWMSSNIKTTTSSRGGMMAGLKRAVLSGESFFQNTYEAENEAGSIGLAPGTAGDIIAHEMDGELYLEAGAFLASTPDVVCDSKFQGLKGLLGEGMFTLRISGTGMLFFNAYGDIEEIEVDGSYTVDNGFAVAWDPSLQYSITRSKKIRSFLFADQLLMNFTGKGRLWVQSRSPRTLSNWVHPFRAVESKS encoded by the coding sequence ATGAACTATGAAATTCTCGCTCAACCAAGTTACAGCTTACTGGAAGTTCAACTTGAGCCGAATGAAAAAATCGTTTCCGAAGCTGGAGCGATGGCCTGGATGAGTTCCAACATTAAAACCACGACATCCAGCCGAGGCGGGATGATGGCGGGTTTGAAACGTGCCGTCCTTTCGGGTGAAAGTTTCTTCCAGAACACTTACGAAGCAGAGAACGAAGCAGGCTCGATCGGCCTCGCCCCCGGAACCGCCGGGGACATCATCGCTCATGAGATGGATGGAGAACTCTATCTCGAAGCGGGGGCGTTTTTAGCATCAACTCCAGATGTTGTCTGCGATTCCAAATTCCAGGGACTGAAGGGACTTCTGGGAGAGGGGATGTTCACGCTTCGAATTTCGGGAACCGGAATGCTCTTCTTCAATGCTTACGGCGATATTGAAGAGATCGAAGTCGACGGTTCTTACACTGTGGATAACGGTTTTGCAGTCGCCTGGGACCCGAGCTTACAGTATTCAATTACCAGGTCGAAGAAGATTCGCTCATTCCTGTTTGCGGATCAACTCTTGATGAACTTCACCGGGAAAGGTCGCCTCTGGGTGCAATCGCGCAGCCCTCGCACACTCTCAAACTGGGTCCATCCTTTCCGCGCCGTAGAATCGAAGAGTTAA
- a CDS encoding MoaD/ThiS family protein: MPQIKVEFFGVPRLKAKVPFTHVEAGNVTEMLNALVREVPEFTQACVDEGQLSSECLLSINGVQFTRDVSTPLREGDEVLILSADVGG, from the coding sequence ATGCCCCAAATCAAAGTCGAATTCTTTGGTGTCCCCAGACTCAAGGCAAAAGTCCCGTTCACGCATGTCGAAGCAGGGAATGTGACTGAGATGTTGAACGCTTTGGTGCGGGAGGTTCCGGAATTCACTCAAGCGTGCGTCGATGAAGGTCAGCTATCATCGGAGTGTCTGCTTTCAATCAACGGAGTTCAGTTTACAAGAGACGTCTCGACTCCACTTCGCGAGGGAGACGAAGTCCTGATTCTTTCCGCAGACGTAGGCGGTTGA
- a CDS encoding phosphopantothenoylcysteine decarboxylase domain-containing protein, which yields MRVLVTAGPTREYLDDVRYLSNASSGKMGYAIVRAGLELGWDMVLVSGIVDLRPPSGCEFHSVVTTEEMRNASVELFGSCDGVIATAAVCDYKPKERVTGKISKTGDPVQLEMIETDDVLAELGAKKQKRWVVGFALEAQNPRENALQKLRRKNCDLIVLNHPSAIGADSNSVELINASGETEQSWSGSKTEISKELIQWLAKRVV from the coding sequence ATGCGCGTACTGGTGACTGCGGGGCCCACACGAGAGTACTTGGACGATGTCCGTTACCTTTCAAATGCCAGCAGCGGGAAGATGGGTTACGCCATCGTTCGTGCCGGGTTGGAGCTTGGCTGGGATATGGTTCTGGTGAGCGGAATTGTAGACCTTCGTCCGCCGTCCGGTTGCGAGTTCCATTCGGTTGTCACGACGGAAGAGATGCGAAACGCTTCGGTTGAGCTGTTTGGAAGTTGTGATGGTGTCATCGCGACCGCAGCTGTGTGCGACTACAAACCGAAGGAGCGAGTCACCGGGAAAATTTCAAAAACAGGTGATCCCGTTCAACTTGAAATGATCGAAACCGATGATGTTCTGGCGGAACTGGGAGCGAAGAAGCAGAAACGCTGGGTCGTTGGGTTTGCATTAGAGGCACAAAATCCTCGGGAAAACGCGCTCCAGAAGTTGCGACGCAAAAATTGTGATCTGATCGTTCTCAATCATCCCAGTGCGATCGGTGCAGATTCGAATTCCGTAGAGCTGATCAATGCAAGTGGGGAGACCGAACAGTCCTGGTCCGGTTCAAAAACAGAGATTTCAAAAGAGTTGATTCAGTGGCTGGCAAAGCGAGTTGTGTAA
- a CDS encoding ATP-binding protein, producing the protein MPEATLLVIQGPDQGSRIDLGVAPLSVGRGVHNDARILDTEMSRQHAVFSYEEDSWRIVDKNSSNGTFVNGKLVESSILQQGDQIQLGRTILLFSSEHKEELEAASARINLVPDHAADDRSRIVGQARSEGVGIAGHWGQAGANLQLLYQITEEVVRPTASRDELLRRILDLTLESVGADRGCMLVTDSKTDRIEPSVVSHRPGVNVDERMPISTTVVEYVIQNGQGVRTSDAQHDSRFDGGQSILKAGIREVMCAPMHGRYELMGVIYVDTTNSPLQFEDPQRGQFNDQLLRLLLAIGRQSALAIENFRYQDSMITAERLAAVGQTVAIMSHHIKNILQGVRGGGYLVDMGLKDENKELIQKGWTIVERNQERIYNLVMDMLTFSKERDPKLEMTSIKSVVEDVAELMQQRLADRGVQLKIDIDDGIPESMIDPEGFHRAILNLIINAVDALEDQPQPRISISCRFSPSEELYYLDITDNGTGIDPVDLPKLFSLFESSKGSAGTGLGLSVSRKVLQEHGGEITVESELGRGTRFQLQWPYILDDAGDNSPEAEEGEQP; encoded by the coding sequence GTGCCGGAAGCGACATTACTGGTCATTCAGGGACCGGACCAGGGAAGTCGCATCGACTTGGGTGTTGCACCGCTGAGCGTTGGACGCGGAGTCCACAACGATGCCAGAATTCTCGATACGGAAATGTCCCGTCAGCATGCCGTTTTCTCTTACGAAGAGGATTCCTGGCGAATTGTCGACAAAAATAGTTCCAACGGAACCTTCGTCAACGGAAAGCTGGTGGAGTCGTCCATACTCCAGCAGGGCGACCAAATTCAGTTAGGACGGACTATCCTGCTCTTCTCTTCAGAGCACAAAGAGGAACTTGAAGCAGCCAGCGCGCGTATCAATCTTGTCCCAGATCACGCAGCTGATGATCGTTCACGCATTGTCGGTCAGGCTCGCTCTGAAGGAGTCGGGATCGCCGGTCATTGGGGGCAAGCAGGTGCAAATCTGCAACTGCTGTATCAAATCACCGAAGAGGTCGTCCGTCCAACTGCGTCGCGCGACGAACTGCTGCGTCGCATCTTGGATTTAACATTGGAGTCCGTTGGAGCCGACCGCGGCTGTATGCTTGTCACCGATAGCAAGACCGATCGCATTGAACCGAGCGTTGTTTCTCATCGCCCCGGTGTCAACGTCGATGAGCGAATGCCCATCTCAACGACAGTCGTTGAGTATGTGATTCAAAATGGTCAGGGGGTTCGCACATCCGATGCTCAGCATGACAGCCGCTTCGATGGTGGGCAAAGCATTTTGAAGGCAGGCATCCGCGAAGTGATGTGTGCTCCAATGCATGGGCGATACGAGCTCATGGGCGTGATCTATGTCGATACAACCAACTCGCCATTGCAATTTGAAGATCCTCAGCGGGGACAGTTCAACGATCAGTTGCTCCGTCTGCTTTTAGCAATTGGGCGACAGTCCGCACTCGCAATCGAAAATTTCCGGTATCAGGATTCAATGATCACCGCTGAGAGACTTGCAGCTGTGGGGCAAACTGTGGCCATTATGAGTCACCATATCAAGAATATTTTGCAAGGTGTCCGAGGTGGCGGATACCTGGTCGATATGGGTTTGAAAGATGAAAATAAAGAGTTGATCCAAAAAGGTTGGACGATTGTCGAAAGAAATCAGGAGCGAATTTATAATCTTGTCATGGACATGCTGACCTTCAGTAAGGAGCGTGATCCGAAATTGGAAATGACGTCGATCAAGTCGGTCGTTGAGGATGTCGCTGAGCTCATGCAGCAGCGGCTCGCTGACCGTGGAGTTCAGCTTAAGATCGACATTGATGACGGGATTCCCGAGTCAATGATCGACCCCGAGGGTTTTCATCGGGCGATCTTGAACTTGATCATCAATGCCGTCGATGCATTGGAGGATCAGCCGCAACCACGGATTTCAATCTCCTGCCGATTCTCCCCCTCGGAAGAACTTTATTATCTTGATATTACTGATAACGGAACCGGGATTGATCCCGTTGACCTTCCGAAACTTTTCAGTCTGTTTGAGTCCAGCAAAGGCTCTGCGGGAACTGGGCTGGGACTTTCTGTAAGCCGAAAAGTGCTCCAGGAACATGGAGGCGAAATCACTGTTGAAAGTGAATTGGGGCGTGGAACTCGTTTTCAGTTGCAATGGCCCTATATTCTCGATGATGCTGGAGACAATTCCCCCGAAGCCGAAGAGGGCGAGCAACCATAA
- a CDS encoding GspE/PulE/PilB domain-containing protein, giving the protein MDFYKEWLGIPEGPRPPDHYELLRVARFEDDVEKIRAHYKKLNAHVRKYATGQYSVQSQDLLNEMAKAMLCLTDSVRKREYDEGLGREFDAEVDEFGRQPLLDVLVSQDDLSREQKSEVEDFASRRGLTHRDAVVQMKLVNSTKAAQALAVQLGYSYVDLDDMLPEDDALDLVARSMVKRNSFIPLFVDDGQLLVACVDEIEHEIEDDLRLRAGVPVRPVIVPPRAIQQAIAKYYAPGMRDEAKISSENMDAVQQSGTGKKSSKSSKKSSGAQSFSQLSPEEKKERRQYGILFICWSAIIPMLPVFLPFFSPTLKLKLAWYPPMLSFGLAAVCLTATTFWVTQKYWK; this is encoded by the coding sequence ATGGATTTTTATAAGGAATGGTTGGGAATCCCCGAAGGACCGCGCCCACCCGATCACTACGAATTGTTGCGAGTTGCTCGCTTCGAAGATGACGTGGAAAAAATCCGCGCTCATTACAAGAAACTCAATGCGCACGTTCGGAAATATGCAACTGGTCAGTATTCCGTTCAGTCTCAAGACTTGCTGAACGAGATGGCGAAGGCAATGCTTTGCCTGACTGACAGCGTTCGCAAAAGAGAGTACGACGAAGGACTGGGACGCGAGTTCGATGCCGAAGTCGATGAGTTTGGTCGACAACCGCTGTTGGATGTTCTCGTCAGCCAGGATGATCTTTCACGCGAGCAAAAATCAGAAGTGGAAGATTTTGCATCTCGACGGGGACTGACACATCGTGATGCTGTCGTGCAAATGAAGCTCGTCAATTCGACAAAGGCAGCACAGGCACTGGCGGTTCAGTTGGGCTACTCGTATGTCGATTTAGACGACATGCTTCCCGAAGACGATGCACTTGATCTTGTCGCTCGATCGATGGTGAAACGGAATTCGTTCATCCCACTCTTCGTTGATGATGGTCAATTACTTGTCGCCTGTGTCGATGAGATCGAGCACGAAATCGAAGACGATTTACGTTTGCGAGCTGGCGTTCCTGTTCGTCCGGTGATTGTTCCGCCTCGGGCGATTCAGCAGGCGATTGCTAAGTATTATGCACCTGGAATGCGAGACGAAGCCAAGATTTCCTCGGAAAACATGGACGCGGTCCAGCAATCCGGAACCGGTAAGAAGTCTTCCAAGTCCTCAAAGAAATCCTCGGGAGCTCAATCGTTTTCTCAGCTCTCTCCGGAAGAGAAGAAAGAACGCAGGCAGTACGGCATTCTGTTTATTTGTTGGAGTGCCATCATCCCAATGTTGCCGGTGTTTTTACCATTCTTCTCACCAACATTGAAATTGAAACTGGCTTGGTATCCCCCCATGCTGTCGTTTGGATTGGCAGCAGTCTGCTTGACTGCAACAACTTTCTGGGTCACTCAGAAGTACTGGAAATAG
- a CDS encoding Hsp70 family protein encodes MEIQPGQTVGIDLGTTYSAIAQLDPEGNPQAVENADGSTITPSVVILSEEGKVIVGPTYERMSIENPRNIVEAIKRQMGNKDYFVVYQDKKLTPEFLSALIIKKLKQDAEKSIGPIANAVITVPYYFNDVRRKATQDAGKIAGLNVIDIINEPTAATLAYAWQKGHLGRPDAFEGERTIMVYDLGGGTFDVTVVRYTATSFKVLATDGDVMLGGLDWSRRVVDHIAEEFHTKYDLDPREDPETLMQLTQECEQAKRDLSERAQIPISAYYKGKNVTIALTRGDFERLTGDLMQRTRDTTELVMQQAGVGKGELDELVLVGGSTYMPVVETMLRDVTGLEPSRDVSPEEAVSQGAAIHAALLEARATGGDSRLGKAVINRLRSVTATDVNSHSLGVKISDPQDKTRKINHIMIPKNTSLPVEVKQRFKTNKENQQRVHVCILEGDATDPDACTTIGDFRIVNLPPNLPSGSPVEISYSYDKNGRFSATAVELTGNTAAKTEIVRDSGLTNENVDAFQTLAGDYQVE; translated from the coding sequence ATGGAAATTCAACCAGGCCAAACAGTTGGAATTGATCTCGGAACCACCTATTCAGCAATCGCACAGCTGGATCCAGAAGGAAATCCTCAAGCAGTCGAAAACGCCGACGGGTCAACAATCACACCTTCTGTCGTCATTCTCAGTGAAGAAGGCAAAGTGATCGTCGGACCGACTTACGAGCGGATGTCGATTGAAAATCCTCGAAACATCGTCGAGGCCATCAAACGCCAGATGGGTAACAAAGATTACTTTGTTGTTTATCAGGACAAAAAATTGACTCCTGAGTTTCTCTCAGCGTTGATCATCAAGAAGCTCAAGCAGGATGCAGAGAAATCGATTGGTCCAATCGCCAATGCTGTTATTACTGTTCCTTACTACTTCAATGATGTACGCCGCAAAGCGACGCAGGATGCCGGAAAAATTGCCGGGTTGAACGTCATTGATATCATCAACGAACCGACCGCTGCCACACTGGCCTACGCCTGGCAAAAAGGTCACCTCGGTCGCCCCGACGCCTTCGAGGGCGAACGGACGATTATGGTTTACGACCTGGGTGGAGGAACGTTCGACGTGACTGTCGTTCGCTACACCGCGACGTCATTCAAAGTGCTCGCGACTGACGGAGACGTGATGCTCGGCGGCCTCGACTGGAGTCGACGTGTTGTCGATCACATCGCTGAAGAGTTTCATACGAAGTATGATCTCGATCCGCGTGAAGATCCCGAGACGCTCATGCAACTCACTCAGGAATGTGAGCAGGCCAAACGCGATTTGAGCGAACGGGCACAGATCCCGATCAGTGCGTACTACAAAGGCAAGAACGTTACCATCGCTTTGACTCGCGGAGATTTCGAGCGTCTCACTGGCGACTTAATGCAGCGAACTCGTGACACCACCGAGTTGGTGATGCAACAGGCAGGCGTGGGTAAAGGGGAACTCGATGAGTTGGTCCTTGTTGGTGGTTCAACATACATGCCGGTTGTGGAAACAATGCTGCGTGATGTCACTGGTCTTGAACCGTCCAGAGATGTCAGTCCGGAAGAAGCCGTTTCGCAAGGAGCTGCAATCCACGCTGCTCTCCTCGAAGCACGTGCCACCGGTGGCGATTCTCGTCTTGGTAAAGCGGTCATCAATCGGTTGCGATCGGTCACTGCGACGGATGTGAACTCGCACTCACTGGGGGTTAAAATCAGCGACCCGCAGGATAAGACTCGCAAAATTAATCACATCATGATTCCTAAGAACACTTCGCTGCCAGTCGAAGTGAAGCAACGATTCAAAACGAATAAAGAGAATCAACAGCGGGTTCATGTTTGTATCTTGGAAGGAGACGCTACCGATCCGGATGCCTGCACAACGATTGGCGATTTCCGTATCGTAAACCTCCCGCCTAATTTACCATCGGGTTCACCTGTTGAGATCTCCTACAGCTATGATAAGAATGGTCGATTCTCTGCCACGGCTGTCGAGTTGACCGGAAACACGGCCGCGAAAACTGAAATTGTCCGCGACTCTGGTTTGACGAATGAAAACGTTGACGCATTCCAAACATTGGCTGGCGACTACCAGGTTGAGTAG